taaattctaattaaaattacaattaatGCAAACTGGTATAATGATGATAGAAGAGCACTGAGGTGCAAGTTCCTCTCTATCTagacttaaaatgaaaaatatgtatctatgcaatttttctcaattaagtaTTAATAGTTaactctaattaaaaatctaatatattataatttgattggtttaaaatttttttaattaaagttaatggtGGTaacaaaataaagttttaaataactactttaaaaaaatttaaaacttaaatgaGATAAATTAcgtaatttgaatatatatttttggtataAGCGCTTAACAAATATGAATCAAACTAATAGTTAAGCAACGacatgaaaaacaaaaaatgataACCTAAAACTAAGAGCAATTTTTAACTCCAAATCaaatttgtacaaatatttaATCCTACCAATTAAAGGATTTTGATTTCCTAATCTAGTCAACAAGTGACACCGCCTCTAATTCCCTTcctatatgtgtgtatatatacacataatatagCTTCGTTGTATTATTAGATTGCATTGTAGGATTTGTTTTGAGAAACAAGCCTCTTATCAATCTCAAATAAAATCATATTGACGAAGAAAGATGCTAACAATAACATCATAAGGTCTTTTCCAAAAGATATGTTGGCGGAAATTCTCAAGCATGCCGCCTCAAATTCCATCACTGATTTCGTCAACGCCAAGTTAACTTGTAAAGCTTTTCATGGAGCATCAAACTACCATCAAATTTTGGAGAACGTTTCCATGGACATAGTGTCGTTCCATGGCGTAAAAGTGGGAGTCTTTCAGAAAAGATGAAAAGCTGCCAAGAATGACGAAGCATTATATAGGAAAGGAATGGTCGATTGTTTTAGTCGAAGGAAATAGGAGTCTGGTCTTTGTTTGAAGCATGCGGCAGAGAAAGGTCAGGTCAAAGCCATATATGCCTACGGCATTATCTTGATTTGTTTCGGAGGTTCAAGTTGTGTCGTCTCTCGATCTTGCAAATTCTAGTAAAAGAAGTTCAAAAATCATTGCTAGTTTCCGTTTGAATACCGAGAAGTTTTTGAGCAGCATGTGGGTGTATGTTGCACTGACCGGCCGAAACAAATCGGCTGTAATTGCTGCCATCATGACATCAGACAGACCTGTTCGAGTTCTTCAGAAGGCCAATCTTGGGAAGCAAGTAACAAAGTCAGCTGTGGTTGCGATTTTTGTTTTTGGGATCACGAAGCAACTCTGTTTGTAGTTTGCTTAGGaaatatttagttaattaaagtCAAATTAGCCTAGTGCATGCAATGTAATCTAAGCTATGTCTTATATATCTATTGTTTTAATTGCAGAAACACTTGTTAACCCATTAAGCAAAGTACTTGAACAGTGCTGATAAACTGAAGAAAACAGTTTGCCCTTATTTATTCAGGTCCCTTGACTTGTCCCTCGACAATGCAATATATTCATCTCTCAGGCTATTATATTTGAGGATCAGGTCATGGAAAGCTTCCTTTTTCTCACCTGgggtttcctttttcttcttctgctCCAACCGAAGCTTCAcagtttcgatttgtttcttgagCTCTTGGATCTTCACTGTTTTCTCCTCGTGCTGCTTCTGCAGTGTTTCCAACTCTGACGCCGGTTTGCCTAACAGTTCAGTATTTCATATAACCAGCAAAAtccacacacacaaaaaaagaaaaacagcagctataatataatataattaataaattaagttgaTAATTTCTAGATTGAGAAATCATGTTACTTgggttgaaaaaaaaatatgcatGAGATCGGGGGAAAAGACAAGGAAGGAAAGCGTTTGAATatggcatataaattatacaagctTCCATATtatgtacttttttttatataaacattTGACCCCCCCCAAATATGTTGTGTCTGAATTTATGGGGAAAATATAATTCGAAGTGGTAAGAATTTGGTACCTGCCGAAAGGTTATAAGAGCTACCACTTCTGTCTTCCATGATTTTCTTCCCAGGTTCCTGTTGGACGGCTTCATTCAggctcaaattcaaacaagctaTAAACTACTTCAAATCCACCAAATAGACTTACATGTTTTAAGCTTGATTTCCAAACAATTTGATGAATGCAGTaagaaagaaataaacaaatacgCCTTGCACATAATGCCATTGGCTAGCGAAGATAATATAGTTTTAAGATCTACATTAGTGCTAACTCTGTTTACGCATAAACAAATACGCCTTGCACACCAAGTCAATGAAAATTAAGATTAAGAAGCTATTAGCTAGCGAAGATAATATAGTTTTAAGATCTACATTAGTGCTAACTCTGTTTACGCATGTAGCTGATGTGTCAACATCAACTCTCGGAGCCGAAAATTAGACGCATAGTTAACATTTATGGCCACCTTGGTATGTTTTTCTTAATTACCAATCAATATACATGCAACACAATCTTAACTAGCCTTATAAGAAAGAGATGAAGCTAAATCCAATGCAAGAAAATCCTAACCTTTTCTCTTTGTTGGTGGCCACACTTCACAGTGAAATGCAGTTGGTGTTATAATGAAAGAACTTCCTCAATTTACGTATACATATAAAGATGGAGCTATGACAAAGAAAGAAGGTTTTTGCAAGTTAAACAGAAAAGAGCATCTTCCATTGATAGAAACAATTATTAAGGCCATAGAATCTCTGGGTACGATCATTTGCTGAGCCCCTTGTTAGTGAAAGTCTCTCCATCTGGTcctcacatgcccatgtatcTCTGGTGCTATTAAAAAAGAATCAGAATACTTCATATTTTCATGCTGAGTGATAATGATATCATGCAAATAAGAAGCAATGTATGACGTGAcgtcttttattttttcttcaatttggaCATGCTTTTGAGCTCATGAGACAAATAGGGAAATCAATCATGGTTTCATTTCATGGCACTCAATGCTTTTTGTTTGCTTTTCTGTATTGGCTCAGTTGCCATATGTGGGAACTTTCTTGGAAGTTCAAGGACCGTGTAGATGAAACTAAGTTTCAACATAAAGAAAACTATGAGGTAACCTTTCACGTGTAAGGTTTGTGGGATGGTTGGGAAGATTATAGTCATTTGATTAAGCTACATAAGAAATTTGAAAATTGTATTGATCActtaaaatttgttaaatcagTAGCAGGATATGTTGAgttttttgaaaatcaaaactgattgaattgaatgagtgGTAAACTCACTTTCTTCAATATAAATTCTATGTGACATGATCgatgataaattgaaaatttttttttatctttttttatttcaaccattaattttaaattccTTCAAATTTTTAAGATGCCaaatcaaaaataataaaattattattcaaaaactcatttttatttttaaaatattaaaatccatacttttttaaatattaaacataatatcatgttttataattaatttaaacgcaatttttttattacttaaaataatttgaattataaaaagaATTCAAACTAAGATTTATCATAATAATGAGTAATTCAatactaaattatttgtaatgttggttaaaattttcattttacacttAAATGATCTGATTCAAATACTATTAGTCCTACTCTCTTTTCAATAAAAATGTCACAGAGGCTTCTGTACtagagttaaattatattttaccccactttatttaaaaaatgggtaaattagtccaTATACATTAAAGCAAAGAGTAAACTGgtcttttatattaaaattttcatcaatttgtACTGTTTTAAACTGACATGATTGAAGAAAAAAAACCGACAGTAACATGTGGCATATCAAGTGCATCTCATTCTAATATACAATGATAAGTttcaaatagtaaaaatggataaaattttaacaaaaaaaaaccaaattttttctttgatataacatatagagactaattgcctatttttgaaataaatggaGCAAAATGCAATTCGACCATTGCCACAaaggcctccatgatacttttacctaggGATGTAAATTTGACATTGACGCTCGCAAGCTACTTAAGTTgaacttgaaaaaaatttaaatttgatttggtaattattGAGTCGAGCTTGTATAGCTCCAGctatcaattgagctaatttctAGCTTAGTAATATTTGACTCAAACGGCTC
The sequence above is drawn from the Gossypium hirsutum isolate 1008001.06 chromosome A05, Gossypium_hirsutum_v2.1, whole genome shotgun sequence genome and encodes:
- the LOC107958259 gene encoding uncharacterized protein isoform X1 — protein: MALCARRICLFLSYCIHQIVWKSSLKHEPGKKIMEDRSGSSYNLSAGKPASELETLQKQHEEKTVKIQELKKQIETVKLRLEQKKKKETPGEKKEAFHDLILKYNSLRDEYIALSRDKSRDLNK
- the LOC107958259 gene encoding uncharacterized protein isoform X2, with protein sequence MALCARRICLFLSYCIHQIVWKSSLKHEPGKKIMEDRSGSSYNLSAELETLQKQHEEKTVKIQELKKQIETVKLRLEQKKKKETPGEKKEAFHDLILKYNSLRDEYIALSRDKSRDLNK
- the LOC107958259 gene encoding uncharacterized protein isoform X3: MEDRSGSSYNLSAGKPASELETLQKQHEEKTVKIQELKKQIETVKLRLEQKKKKETPGEKKEAFHDLILKYNSLRDEYIALSRDKSRDLNK